Genomic DNA from Candidatus Tiamatella incendiivivens:
TAACGGGGGTTTCATAATCCTTAAGGCTGAATACAGTTGCATGCATAAACTGTTCGAGGCGTTCAGATCTCGATGGCCACCCTAGATCCTCGTGTGCTTTGAGCATTGCGAAATATGCTACGCCATAACTCCATGTCTCACCTATAAAGAAAGGCGTGGCCATAGTAATATTCTTTGGACGGCATTGCGAATTGTAAGCAGGTTTCTCATCAACTCCTAGGAGGCCTGCTATTGCTGCAGTCATACTAACATAACTTCCGAAACCGCTCCCCAGAATGTAGGATGGGTGAACGACTTCTACTATTTTGTCACCCAACTTGGCCAATGGGGATTCCAAGTTACCTGTGACAACAATTATCTTCGAACCATTGTGCTTGTGAATAGATACTGAGTTAACTAGACTTCTAGTCTTCCCTCCTAGGGAGACTGCTATAACAGTAATTCCACTACCCTTAGGGTAATTGGATAATTCTCTTGGATCTACCGTCTCACCTTCGTATCCTGATAATGCTACTCCGGTTAACGATGCAGCATAACTGTCTCCGGCGCCAGAAACAAGTATTCTCCTACCATCTAATACGCTTTCCAAGTTGTCAAGCTGTCTAGAATAAATCACCTGGTATAACTCGGCTTCCTCTTTTAATTTCTCAGCAAACTCCGTCAATATAGGGTCCCAACTTGAATATACTGAGTAAGCTTGGTTTTTAGATTTGAGCATCCTTCGGGGGCTCTGCTGGACTAGGAGTCTTCACAGTTTCAGACTCTGTTCCGGGTTCACATCATCACAGCCCCATATACTACTAGTACTAATATATGGCGTATAAACAACCTCATCGTTTACAACATGTTAAGCCTACTTAAATTTATCTCAAGCCAAGCCGGCTGGTCCTGTTATATAAAAACCTTGTTGAAAACTTGGTTTGAAGGAGGTGTCGATGGATATTGAGTACATCAATAAACCCCCCAGGTGCAGTAGGGTTTCCCCTACGTGAGTGGACTCACATAGAGCCGGGGGCTAGGGATCTAGCTGGTGACTTTGTAGCCCATCTTGCAACAGTCTTCGTTTTAGATTATCCGGAGGATATTAGGGAGCTAGTTAATGCTGGTAGGGTTCTTGATGAGATGCTGTTGAGGGTACCGTTATACAACTATGATAGAGTGAAGGATTATTTCAACCGGCCTCTTCTAGATATATTCGAATTAGCGGAATGTGTAGGTTTAGATGGGATAGAGGAAATTCTAGCTTGGAGCCTCTCTACTCTAGAGGGAGGAACACTTGAACCAGAACCTTCCACAAGTCTGGTCAAGATATTTGGTGGCTGCGTAGGCTGGAATAGTGAGCCAAGTGACCCTCTGGACCTGGCTAGCCTGGTATTCCTTTCGACTATAGCAGTCTACAATAAAACGCTAAATAATACCGGTGAATAAACATATAATCACCCCGGCTCTCCAATCACTTAAACGGTGCTATTTTTGCCCAGGTCGGGCCTTTTCAGGAATAGGATAGAAATATATGTTGCAAGGCTTGCAGCTGAACTAGTTCCATGCAGCGAGTTCGATACACCCGTTCTTCCAAGAAACATAGTATATGCCATTAGGAATATAGGCCGATTACTCTCGAAGAGAGATGGCAATGGTAAGTATATGTGTGCACTCTGTGGGAAAGGTGGTTTCACGAAGAGAGGACTATATCTTCATCTTATTAGAATGCACGGCGATGAAATAAGAGATCTTGTATCGCGAGAAGGTGAAAGAATACTCTCTAAGAAACAGGTTTACATTGAGTGAGCGTCCTCCTACCCTTTTCTGTATCAAGTATAACAAGTAATGCATCCTCTGGAGCCTCGCAGAATCCCTCGAACACGTATACTTCCTTTGACGCTACGTCAATCCACTTTATATCCTTGTCCTCTACCTGGAACTTACCACTATCGGTCTCCTTCTTACGGACGACCCCTATCCTTATCAGCTTACTCGGACTAGGGAACAGCACTTCATCCCAGTCATAATTAGGTCGATCACCATGGGTTACAACAAGCCCTGGAGCCTCAACAGCTACTTCAACATACCCGAGATCTCTTAGCTCTTTATCCTTTGATACCCTAGTGGCATAGCTCAGTAAAGCATCTAAAGGTCCCTGCCTACTACGGAGTTTTTTCTCTTTCCAGTCCTCCTTAACTCGCTTTAAGACACCAAGCTTTATTCCTTTAACCTTAAGGATATCTGGGGAATAGCCGGAAACATTATAGATTATCGTTTT
This window encodes:
- a CDS encoding SIS domain-containing protein translates to MTEFAEKLKEEAELYQVIYSRQLDNLESVLDGRRILVSGAGDSYAASLTGVALSGYEGETVDPRELSNYPKGSGITVIAVSLGGKTRSLVNSVSIHKHNGSKIIVVTGNLESPLAKLGDKIVEVVHPSYILGSGFGSYVSMTAAIAGLLGVDEKPAYNSQCRPKNITMATPFFIGETWSYGVAYFAMLKAHEDLGWPSRSERLEQFMHATVFSLKDYETPVILYPRDKLPRKFLSVLMKKSNPLFLEDLIEPETGNTAGILICTIQSITRLIAEYISKEGLKEPYYRMTRSEAEDLARTIYT